From the genome of Bifidobacterium asteroides, one region includes:
- a CDS encoding amidohydrolase: protein MDDKQRIMQIIDDKSQEFIEAADHIWGTPETRFAVKESVQQHYKVLQQEGFGIEKGVGHMDYAYVATWGSGRPVIGITGEYDALGGLSQVADLGEHKPLVEGGNGQGCGHNILGMAAVAAGVGIKTFMEEKGLKGTIKVFGCPAEESGYGKAFMARDGVFDGLDLALSWHPSDVTQAWGSSSLAVLQAYFDFTGVPAHAAAAPELGRSALDAAELMNVGVQFLREHMIDEARVHYAFIDAGGESANVVQSHARLYYFVRAPRMDQAQDLFKRVVKIAQGAALMTETQVKEEFDAACYNFIPNHPLTEAIDRNLDVVGPLPLDQQELDYERRYTDTVSEAGKQRVLSRTKAAFPDLPEEEVRKMAESTMALKKYPLAFTDTASGSTDVGDVSWQTPTAQFSGGFEPQGTSPHSWQWAANGKSSVAHKGLLAAGKTLALTAYDAFTNPALVKAAKEDFSKTFAGQEYKVVIPDDVMPH, encoded by the coding sequence GTGGACGACAAGCAACGCATCATGCAGATCATCGATGACAAGTCACAGGAGTTCATCGAGGCTGCCGACCATATTTGGGGTACTCCCGAGACAAGGTTTGCCGTGAAGGAGTCGGTCCAGCAGCACTACAAGGTGCTGCAGCAGGAGGGCTTTGGCATCGAGAAGGGCGTTGGCCATATGGATTATGCCTACGTGGCGACCTGGGGCTCGGGCCGTCCTGTGATCGGCATCACTGGCGAATACGATGCCCTGGGAGGCCTCAGCCAGGTGGCTGATCTGGGTGAACACAAGCCCTTGGTCGAAGGCGGCAACGGGCAAGGCTGCGGCCACAACATTCTGGGTATGGCAGCCGTCGCGGCAGGCGTGGGCATCAAGACCTTCATGGAGGAAAAAGGCCTCAAGGGGACCATCAAGGTCTTCGGCTGCCCTGCTGAGGAGTCGGGCTATGGCAAGGCCTTCATGGCCAGGGACGGGGTTTTCGACGGGCTGGATCTGGCCCTGTCCTGGCATCCCTCGGACGTGACCCAGGCCTGGGGCTCCTCCAGCCTGGCAGTTCTGCAGGCCTACTTCGACTTCACCGGCGTGCCAGCGCACGCGGCTGCGGCCCCTGAGCTGGGCCGGAGCGCCTTGGATGCTGCGGAGCTGATGAACGTGGGGGTGCAATTCCTGCGTGAACACATGATCGATGAGGCCCGTGTGCACTACGCCTTTATCGACGCAGGCGGCGAGTCGGCCAATGTGGTGCAGTCCCACGCCCGTCTTTACTACTTCGTACGTGCCCCCAGGATGGATCAGGCTCAGGATCTGTTCAAGCGTGTGGTGAAGATCGCCCAGGGTGCGGCCCTGATGACCGAGACCCAGGTCAAGGAGGAGTTCGACGCGGCTTGCTACAACTTCATTCCCAACCATCCGCTGACCGAGGCCATAGACAGGAACTTGGACGTCGTCGGCCCCCTGCCCCTGGACCAGCAGGAGTTGGACTACGAACGCCGTTACACCGACACGGTTTCCGAGGCCGGCAAGCAGAGGGTGCTCAGCCGCACCAAGGCAGCCTTCCCGGATCTTCCGGAGGAGGAAGTCCGGAAGATGGCCGAGTCCACCATGGCCCTGAAGAAGTATCCGCTGGCCTTCACCGATACGGCATCGGGGTCCACCGACGTTGGCGATGTCAGTTGGCAGACGCCCACCGCCCAGTTCAGCGGCGGGTTCGAGCCCCAGGGAACCTCACCACACTCCTGGCAATGGGCGGCCAACGGCAAGTCCTCGGTGGCCCACAAGGGTCTGCTTGCGGCGGGCAAGACCCTGGCTTTGACCGCTTATGATGCGTTTACCAACCCGGCCCTGGTAAAGGCCGCCAAGGAGGACTTCAGCAAGACATTCGCCGGCCAGGAGTACAAGGTTGTCATCCCTGACGATGTGATGCCTCACTGA
- a CDS encoding MFS transporter: MAIKLSSKTASGTLIFSLMAGYSIVYMDKNMISTAIIPISEQFHLDSGQTGIIMSAFFLGYSLMQIPSGWLADRLGAKRVLMASMIIIGLFSYLFGLANGLVFFIIVRFFAGMGHGGYPPSCSKSIAENFPQERRTFVQSLILSTSGIGGIMAFILGANLVAINWHLAYGVLGTLYLMAFACILIFVPSKPRQPEVDQKPGAKGAGFLEILKNRNVLVLFAAMLLLNILLYGNISWMPTFIRNTFGLSIGQAGILLAVNAIFTTVATIYAGRLLSKLFLGREKVAILGAGVISAVLVVCFVFSRNIWLSLLLLILVSCVSVVAFTGIFTWPHKIMDPHIIGSAIGIINTGGTLGGFLAPMIIGYLVKAAGGSFVGAFLFMGAAAIASGLMALLVKVGE; encoded by the coding sequence ATGGCAATCAAGCTATCTTCAAAAACGGCGAGCGGAACGCTGATCTTCTCCCTGATGGCCGGTTACTCGATCGTGTACATGGACAAGAACATGATCTCGACCGCCATCATCCCAATCTCTGAGCAGTTCCACCTTGACTCGGGGCAGACAGGCATCATCATGTCGGCCTTCTTCCTGGGCTATTCGCTCATGCAGATACCCAGCGGATGGCTGGCCGACCGGCTTGGGGCCAAGCGGGTGCTGATGGCCTCCATGATCATCATCGGTCTGTTCAGCTACCTATTTGGCCTGGCCAATGGTCTGGTCTTCTTCATCATCGTCCGGTTCTTCGCTGGCATGGGCCACGGCGGCTACCCGCCCTCCTGTTCCAAGTCGATTGCGGAGAACTTTCCCCAGGAACGGCGCACCTTCGTACAGTCGCTGATTCTGTCGACCTCGGGTATCGGCGGCATCATGGCTTTCATCTTGGGCGCCAACCTGGTCGCCATCAACTGGCATCTGGCATACGGCGTGCTGGGCACTCTCTATCTGATGGCCTTTGCCTGCATTCTGATCTTCGTGCCCTCCAAGCCCCGCCAGCCCGAGGTTGACCAGAAGCCCGGAGCCAAGGGGGCAGGGTTCCTCGAGATCCTGAAGAATCGGAACGTACTGGTCCTCTTCGCGGCCATGCTTCTGCTCAACATCCTCCTGTACGGCAATATCTCTTGGATGCCCACCTTCATAAGAAACACCTTCGGTCTCTCGATTGGTCAGGCGGGCATCCTGCTGGCGGTCAATGCGATCTTCACGACCGTCGCCACCATCTATGCCGGTCGGTTGCTCTCGAAGCTCTTCCTAGGCAGGGAGAAGGTGGCCATCCTGGGCGCGGGGGTAATCAGTGCCGTCCTGGTCGTCTGCTTTGTCTTCTCGCGCAACATTTGGCTCTCCCTCCTGCTGCTGATTCTGGTCTCCTGCGTCTCCGTGGTCGCCTTCACCGGCATCTTCACCTGGCCGCACAAGATCATGGACCCGCACATTATCGGCTCCGCCATCGGCATCATCAATACCGGCGGCACCTTGGGCGGATTCCTGGCTCCCATGATCATCGGCTACCTGGTCAAGGCCGCCGGCGGCTCCTTCGTTGGAGCCTTCCTCTTCATGGGTGCGGCGGCCATCGCCTCCGGGCTGATGGCTCTGCTGGTCAAGGTCGGCGAGTAA
- a CDS encoding glycoside hydrolase family 32 protein — protein sequence MNQSATKKNTDMSAQLEKAQKSIDRLFATRNDRWYPQCHIASKAGWINDPNGLSYYKGRYHAYFQLNPYGNVWGNMHWGHVSSADLVTWRREPLAMAPTLEVEKDGVFSGSAVVGDDGRLTIYYTGHRWRNGINDDDGNLQEQCMAVSSDGIHFEKKGLVIPCPDDKILHFRDPKVWKMGELWYMVFGVSTPAHRGEIWMYTSNDMEHWTFDQVIYQHPDPEVFMLECPDMFPLEDKWVICYSAMGLKPHGFEARNHNNAGYVIGSWQPGGDFHQETEFHLWDDGHNFYAPQTFQAPDGRRLVFGWMSPFTEPIPMQEDGWCGQFTVPREVTLAGDHLRCLPVREFSNLDRDQQDFGPIELGVNGSQDLVDDAQTADINMEIDLNKSQAERIGLEIHRTQSGDHTLVCYDDQLSRVVLDRHCNTYGDRGYRTAPVDKSSGKLKLRIIVDRGSIEVVVNDGLEIMSSYSFPAEGPRGIRLIAESGEGKARIDSLSIARLGTIWEQPDR from the coding sequence ATGAACCAGTCAGCAACCAAGAAAAACACCGATATGAGCGCTCAGCTGGAGAAGGCCCAGAAGAGCATCGATCGGCTCTTCGCCACCCGAAACGACCGCTGGTATCCCCAGTGTCACATCGCCTCCAAGGCCGGATGGATCAACGACCCAAACGGCCTGAGCTACTACAAGGGGCGCTATCATGCCTACTTCCAGCTCAACCCCTATGGGAACGTGTGGGGAAACATGCACTGGGGGCATGTGTCCAGCGCCGACCTGGTCACCTGGCGGCGCGAGCCCCTGGCAATGGCGCCCACACTCGAGGTCGAGAAGGACGGAGTCTTCTCCGGATCGGCCGTGGTGGGCGACGACGGCCGTCTGACCATCTACTACACCGGTCACCGCTGGCGCAATGGGATCAACGATGATGACGGCAACCTCCAGGAGCAGTGCATGGCTGTCTCCTCCGACGGCATCCACTTCGAAAAGAAGGGGCTTGTCATCCCCTGCCCCGACGACAAGATCCTGCACTTCCGCGATCCCAAGGTGTGGAAGATGGGCGAGCTCTGGTACATGGTCTTCGGAGTCAGCACCCCCGCCCATCGCGGCGAGATCTGGATGTATACCTCAAATGACATGGAGCACTGGACCTTCGACCAGGTGATATATCAGCACCCCGACCCCGAGGTCTTCATGCTGGAATGCCCCGACATGTTCCCCCTGGAGGACAAGTGGGTGATCTGCTACTCGGCCATGGGCCTGAAGCCCCATGGGTTCGAAGCCCGCAACCACAACAACGCAGGCTACGTGATCGGCAGCTGGCAGCCCGGCGGCGACTTCCATCAGGAGACTGAATTCCACCTTTGGGATGACGGCCATAACTTTTATGCGCCGCAGACCTTCCAAGCCCCTGACGGCCGCCGATTGGTCTTCGGCTGGATGAGCCCCTTCACCGAGCCCATCCCCATGCAGGAGGATGGCTGGTGCGGCCAGTTCACCGTACCCCGCGAGGTCACCCTGGCCGGTGATCATCTGCGCTGCCTGCCAGTACGCGAGTTCTCCAACCTGGACCGGGACCAGCAGGACTTCGGTCCCATCGAGCTGGGGGTCAACGGCAGCCAGGACCTGGTGGACGACGCGCAGACCGCTGACATCAATATGGAGATCGATCTGAACAAGTCCCAAGCCGAACGCATCGGTCTGGAGATCCACAGGACACAATCCGGCGATCATACGCTTGTCTGCTATGACGACCAGCTGAGCCGCGTGGTGCTCGACCGCCACTGCAACACCTACGGGGACCGGGGCTATCGCACTGCTCCCGTCGACAAGTCCTCGGGCAAGCTCAAGCTGCGCATCATCGTGGACAGAGGCTCGATCGAGGTCGTCGTCAACGACGGGCTGGAGATCATGTCATCCTACTCCTTCCCCGCCGAAGGACCGCGGGGCATCCGCCTGATCGCCGAATCCGGCGAGGGCAAGGCCCGGATCGACTCCCTCTCGATCGCCAGACTGGGCACCATCTGGGAGCAGCCGGATCGCTGA
- a CDS encoding MFS transporter, with amino-acid sequence MAAKLSAWRNPSYLESSTGIFFFFCAWGIWWSFYQRWLVTGLGMTNTQVGNIYSINSVATLIIMFVYGVIQDELGVKRRLAVFIAAIAALVGPFVQFIYAPLMRSNMMLGAMLGAIVLSAGFMSGCSLIEAITERYSRKFGFEYGQSRAWGSFGYAIVALIAGFVFNINPMINFWLGSVFGLCMLLVYAFWIPDEQREEIHRESTPDGEKSQPSLRDMLHVLGMPALWLLIVFMIFTNTFYTVFDQQMFPTYYANLFATPQLGNQVYGILNSFQVFLESAMMGVVPVIMRKIGVRNSLLLGATVMFARIGLCGFFHDPVMVSIVKLFHSIEVPLFSLPAFRYFTLHFNPKLSATLYMVGFQIASQVGQVVLSIPLGMLHDRAGDRVTFYTISLVVLVALIYGIFVLKRDDQQVDGDPFIRDSQKSAVTQG; translated from the coding sequence ATGGCCGCCAAATTATCGGCGTGGAGGAATCCATCATATTTGGAATCCTCTACCGGAATATTCTTCTTCTTCTGCGCCTGGGGCATCTGGTGGTCTTTCTACCAGCGGTGGCTGGTGACGGGACTTGGCATGACCAACACCCAGGTTGGCAACATATACTCCATCAATTCCGTGGCCACCCTGATCATCATGTTCGTCTACGGGGTCATTCAGGACGAGCTGGGCGTCAAACGCCGTCTGGCCGTATTCATCGCCGCCATTGCCGCCCTGGTCGGGCCCTTCGTCCAATTCATCTATGCGCCGCTTATGCGCAGCAACATGATGCTGGGCGCCATGCTGGGCGCCATTGTCCTCTCTGCTGGCTTCATGTCCGGCTGTTCACTGATCGAAGCCATCACCGAACGTTACTCCCGCAAGTTCGGCTTCGAATACGGACAGTCCCGTGCCTGGGGCTCCTTCGGCTACGCCATCGTGGCGCTGATCGCCGGCTTCGTCTTCAATATCAACCCCATGATCAACTTCTGGCTGGGTTCCGTCTTCGGCCTGTGCATGCTGCTGGTCTACGCCTTCTGGATCCCTGACGAGCAGCGCGAAGAGATCCACCGCGAATCGACCCCTGACGGCGAAAAATCCCAGCCTTCACTGAGAGACATGCTCCACGTACTGGGCATGCCGGCCCTCTGGCTGCTGATCGTCTTCATGATCTTCACCAACACCTTCTACACAGTCTTCGACCAGCAGATGTTTCCCACTTACTACGCCAACCTCTTTGCCACGCCGCAGTTGGGCAACCAGGTCTACGGCATCCTCAACTCCTTCCAGGTCTTCCTGGAATCGGCCATGATGGGCGTCGTCCCCGTCATCATGCGCAAGATCGGCGTCCGCAACTCCCTGCTGCTGGGCGCTACGGTCATGTTCGCCAGAATTGGCCTGTGCGGCTTCTTCCACGACCCGGTCATGGTCTCCATCGTCAAGCTCTTCCACTCCATCGAAGTCCCGCTCTTCAGCCTGCCGGCCTTCCGCTACTTCACACTGCACTTCAACCCCAAGCTGTCCGCCACCCTTTACATGGTGGGCTTCCAGATTGCCTCCCAGGTCGGCCAGGTAGTCCTGTCCATCCCGCTGGGCATGCTCCACGATCGCGCCGGCGATCGGGTCACTTTCTACACCATTTCATTGGTGGTGCTGGTCGCCCTGATTTACGGCATCTTCGTGCTCAAGCGCGACGATCAGCAGGTTGACGGCGATCCCTTCATCAGGGATTCGCAGAAGTCCGCCGTGACCCAAGGCTGA
- a CDS encoding LacI family DNA-binding transcriptional regulator, with protein MITMKQIAERTGVSVSTVSLVLNGHDEGRVKSETARRVRSTAKTLGYRPNPMARSLRTSKTGMLGFISEEVATTPYAGAIIQGAQDAAAERGYVLLTVSTDGGIREAEQIQALKRYGVDGFLFAKMYDQDVDLPQSLRSCPAVVVNATERASRCPSIAPDEFLIGYDATRHLIESGCHRVAYLGTTQDLPAQEDRMRGYHTALKEAGLPTSQTLIRLVGFNQDAMDQADDLVDEQHPDGVFCFNDSRSFYLYQAAATRHLVIGRDLNLVGVDNHQVVAETTAPPLTTVELPHYEMGFWAVRRLLVQINPRRVALPLPKTRAVLPPLDQAGGVRIHCALIRKGSTRLDTGSDPVPANP; from the coding sequence ATGATCACGATGAAGCAGATCGCCGAACGCACAGGCGTATCCGTCTCCACAGTCTCTCTGGTGCTCAACGGCCATGACGAGGGCAGAGTCAAGTCGGAGACTGCACGGAGGGTGCGCAGTACAGCCAAGACCTTAGGCTATCGGCCCAATCCCATGGCCCGGTCGCTGCGCACCAGCAAGACCGGCATGCTGGGCTTCATCAGCGAAGAGGTGGCCACCACGCCCTACGCTGGCGCCATCATTCAGGGTGCGCAGGATGCGGCCGCTGAGCGTGGCTATGTGCTTCTCACTGTCTCCACCGATGGGGGCATCCGGGAAGCCGAGCAGATCCAGGCCCTGAAGCGCTATGGGGTGGACGGATTCCTCTTCGCCAAGATGTACGACCAGGATGTTGACCTGCCACAGTCTCTGCGCTCCTGCCCCGCCGTGGTGGTCAATGCGACGGAGCGGGCCAGCCGCTGTCCGAGTATAGCCCCTGACGAGTTTCTGATTGGCTACGATGCCACCCGCCACCTGATCGAATCAGGCTGCCATCGGGTGGCCTACCTGGGCACCACACAGGATTTGCCGGCGCAAGAAGACAGAATGCGCGGATATCACACAGCTCTCAAGGAAGCCGGCCTGCCTACAAGCCAGACCTTGATCCGACTGGTCGGATTCAACCAGGATGCCATGGATCAGGCGGACGACCTGGTGGACGAACAGCACCCCGATGGGGTCTTCTGCTTCAATGATTCACGTTCGTTCTACCTCTACCAGGCCGCCGCAACCCGCCATCTGGTCATCGGCAGGGACCTCAATCTGGTGGGCGTGGACAACCACCAGGTCGTCGCTGAAACCACGGCACCCCCCTTGACTACAGTTGAACTGCCTCACTACGAGATGGGCTTCTGGGCAGTGCGACGGCTGCTGGTGCAAATCAATCCCCGTCGCGTTGCCCTGCCCCTGCCCAAAACCCGTGCCGTCCTGCCGCCGCTTGATCAGGCTGGCGGAGTGCGCATTCATTGCGCCCTTATTCGCAAGGGCTCCACCCGCCTCGACACCGGCTCGGACCCGGTCCCGGCCAATCCCTAA
- a CDS encoding MTH1187 family thiamine-binding protein: MPDISDSSYMNTVAEVTIAPSGQGEELSTYVAQVIKVIRDSGLPNQTNAMSTVVEGDLHRVMEVVEEAARVLAEQGYRTGVSLRLDIRPGKRDQIHEKVERVNRILGGENR, translated from the coding sequence ATGCCCGACATAAGCGATTCATCCTACATGAATACCGTAGCCGAGGTCACGATCGCACCCTCAGGTCAGGGTGAAGAGCTGTCCACCTACGTGGCCCAGGTCATCAAGGTCATCAGGGATTCGGGACTGCCTAATCAGACCAATGCCATGAGCACCGTCGTCGAGGGGGATCTGCATCGGGTCATGGAGGTCGTGGAAGAAGCTGCACGGGTCCTGGCCGAACAGGGGTATCGGACCGGCGTCAGCCTCAGGCTGGACATCCGTCCCGGCAAGCGGGATCAGATTCACGAGAAGGTGGAGCGAGTCAACCGGATTCTAGGCGGGGAAAACCGCTGA
- a CDS encoding glycine--tRNA ligase, which produces MAVSKLDEVISLAKRRGFVFPAGEIYGGTRSAWDYGPLGVALKDNIKREWWRTMVVTRDDVVGVDTSVILPTAVWEASGHVSVFNDPLIECLNCHKRHRADTLEEAYVEKHGHDPENGLKDIPCPDCGTKGQWTEPRDFNMMLQTHLGPVQDEKSLHYLRPETAQGIFVDFKSVMASSRSKPPFGIANMGKSFRNEITPGNFIFRTREFEQMEMEFFVHPGTDEQWHQYWIDARTRWYVDLGVKPENLRHYEHPKEKLAHYSKRTVDIEYRFGFQGSEWGELEGVANRTDYDLKAHAEHSGEDLSYYDQASGERYIPYVIEPAAGLTRSLMAFLVDAYDVDEAPNTKGGVDRRTVLRLDPRLAPVKAAVLPLSKKPDLQRIAHDLAADLRQNEWMVDYDESGAIGRRYRRQDEIGTPLCITVDFDTLDDKAVTIRNRDSMQQDRVALDQVEDYVRRVVGEQRVRYPMGPSGLTGARAADGYTDLSSEPGMDESEPIKVAEAGGRY; this is translated from the coding sequence GTGGCAGTATCGAAACTGGATGAGGTCATTTCCCTGGCCAAGCGCCGGGGATTCGTCTTTCCCGCAGGGGAGATCTACGGCGGCACTCGCTCGGCCTGGGATTACGGACCCTTGGGCGTGGCCCTCAAGGACAACATCAAGCGTGAGTGGTGGCGGACCATGGTGGTCACCCGCGACGACGTGGTTGGCGTGGACACTTCGGTCATCCTGCCCACGGCGGTCTGGGAGGCCTCGGGCCACGTGTCCGTCTTCAATGACCCCCTGATCGAGTGCCTGAACTGCCACAAGCGGCACCGGGCCGACACCCTGGAGGAGGCCTACGTCGAGAAGCACGGCCACGATCCGGAAAATGGCCTCAAGGACATTCCCTGCCCGGACTGCGGCACCAAGGGACAGTGGACCGAGCCGCGCGATTTCAACATGATGCTGCAGACCCACCTGGGACCCGTCCAGGACGAGAAGAGCCTGCATTATCTGCGTCCCGAGACCGCCCAGGGCATTTTTGTTGACTTCAAGTCCGTCATGGCCTCCTCCCGCTCCAAGCCCCCCTTCGGCATCGCCAACATGGGCAAGAGCTTCCGCAACGAGATAACGCCCGGCAATTTCATCTTCCGTACCCGGGAGTTTGAGCAGATGGAGATGGAGTTCTTCGTTCACCCCGGCACCGACGAACAATGGCATCAGTACTGGATCGACGCCAGAACCCGCTGGTACGTGGATCTGGGCGTCAAGCCCGAGAACCTGCGCCACTACGAACACCCCAAAGAAAAGCTGGCCCACTATTCCAAGCGGACTGTGGATATTGAGTACCGGTTCGGCTTCCAGGGCTCCGAGTGGGGTGAGCTGGAGGGTGTGGCCAACCGCACCGACTACGACCTCAAGGCCCATGCCGAGCACTCGGGCGAGGATCTGAGCTACTACGACCAGGCCAGCGGGGAACGCTACATCCCATATGTGATTGAGCCTGCGGCCGGTCTGACGCGCTCGCTGATGGCCTTCCTGGTGGATGCCTATGACGTGGATGAGGCTCCTAACACCAAGGGCGGGGTCGACCGGCGCACCGTGCTGCGTCTGGACCCGAGGCTGGCCCCGGTCAAGGCTGCCGTCCTGCCCCTGTCCAAGAAGCCCGATCTGCAGCGGATTGCCCATGACCTGGCCGCCGACCTGCGCCAGAACGAGTGGATGGTGGACTACGACGAGTCCGGCGCCATCGGACGCCGCTACCGTCGCCAAGACGAAATCGGCACCCCCCTGTGCATCACCGTGGACTTCGACACCCTGGACGACAAGGCGGTCACCATCCGCAACCGCGACTCCATGCAGCAGGACCGCGTGGCCCTGGACCAAGTAGAGGACTATGTGCGCCGGGTCGTCGGCGAGCAGCGGGTGCGTTACCCCATGGGACCGTCCGGCTTGACCGGCGCGCGCGCCGCTGACGGCTACACGGACCTGTCCAGCGAGCCAGGAATGGATGAGAGCGAACCCATCAAGGTGGCCGAGGCCGGTGGCCGGTACTGA
- the dusB gene encoding tRNA dihydrouridine synthase DusB — MAGTEADRPTPKVASVQLGPITVPVPVMLSPMAGVTNWPFRLLCREYGPDGLYVGEMVTARALVARNPKAFRLCRFAPQEKVRSLQLYGVDPQIMEQATRMVVDAGWADHIDMNFGCPVPKVTRHGGGSALPWKTDLFAELVHRVVAVCSPAGIPVTAKIRVGIDHQHETFMEAAHIAQEEGCAAVTLHARTTAEYYGGHADWDRIAELVQAIDIPVFGNGDIWTAEDALDMFAQTGCAGVAIGRGCQGRPWLFADIAAALAGSPERQEPTLGQVGAIVARHARLLVEFYDGDERMAVHDMRKHVAWYLKGFAVGGQVRRDFMACESLEDMDRCIADLDQDMPYPQAVAGKPRGRVRYAKKVRLPYGWLDSRTTTHQERETLFGNDPMDASY; from the coding sequence GTGGCCGGTACTGAGGCTGATCGCCCGACCCCGAAGGTTGCTTCGGTGCAGCTGGGCCCGATAACCGTGCCTGTGCCGGTCATGCTTTCGCCCATGGCGGGCGTGACCAACTGGCCCTTCCGTCTGCTCTGCCGCGAGTACGGACCTGACGGACTGTATGTGGGGGAGATGGTGACGGCCCGGGCCTTGGTGGCGCGCAATCCCAAGGCATTCAGGCTCTGTCGCTTCGCCCCTCAGGAAAAGGTGCGCTCCCTGCAGCTGTACGGGGTAGACCCGCAGATTATGGAGCAGGCCACCCGGATGGTGGTCGATGCAGGGTGGGCCGATCATATCGACATGAACTTCGGCTGTCCGGTCCCCAAGGTCACCAGGCATGGCGGCGGGTCCGCCCTGCCCTGGAAGACTGACCTCTTTGCTGAACTGGTCCATCGTGTTGTCGCTGTCTGTTCGCCTGCCGGAATCCCCGTCACTGCAAAAATCCGGGTGGGCATCGATCACCAGCACGAGACCTTCATGGAGGCGGCCCACATCGCCCAGGAGGAAGGCTGCGCCGCCGTCACCCTGCACGCCAGAACTACAGCTGAATACTATGGCGGCCATGCCGACTGGGACCGGATCGCCGAGCTTGTCCAGGCCATAGACATCCCTGTCTTCGGCAACGGCGACATCTGGACCGCCGAGGATGCCCTGGACATGTTCGCTCAGACCGGCTGTGCAGGCGTGGCCATTGGCCGGGGCTGTCAGGGCCGTCCATGGCTCTTTGCCGACATAGCGGCAGCCTTGGCTGGCTCTCCGGAGCGGCAGGAGCCCACTTTGGGCCAGGTTGGGGCTATCGTGGCCCGCCATGCCCGACTCCTGGTCGAGTTCTACGACGGCGACGAGCGTATGGCGGTCCATGATATGCGCAAACACGTGGCTTGGTATTTGAAGGGCTTCGCCGTGGGCGGCCAGGTGCGCCGCGACTTCATGGCCTGCGAGAGTCTGGAGGATATGGACCGCTGCATCGCTGACCTGGACCAGGACATGCCCTATCCGCAGGCCGTGGCCGGCAAGCCTCGGGGTCGGGTTCGCTATGCCAAGAAGGTCCGCCTGCCCTATGGCTGGCTGGATTCTCGGACCACCACTCATCAGGAGCGCGAAACGCTCTTCGGCAACGACCCTATGGATGCCTCCTACTGA
- the ftsZ gene encoding cell division protein FtsZ, giving the protein MSEIAQNDNFNDKTNIKVVGVGGAGGNAVNRMIAEGLQNVEFVAINTDAKDLLRSEADVKISLSDANSRGLGAGADPEKGAKAAQDHQSDIEEVLKGADMVFVTAGEGGGTGTGASPLVARAARQQGALTIAVVTRPFTFEGPRRSASAESGIENLRKEVDALIVIPNDRLLDLSDRTVSVMDAFKTADTALLAGVQGITDLITMNSYIHVDFSDVTAILKDAGTALFGIGAARGEDRATQAAEIAISSPLLEESIEGAHGALINVAGPTDLSMQEASAAAQLVQDAIHPEAQIIWGLALDDAYGDEVRVTVIAAGFDPTPKKDETPAPAVDTTTAPAAATPVQEPQQPLTTPSVQTESDETSEHDVVPPASGDDGTSDPGYLDIPDFLR; this is encoded by the coding sequence GTGAGCGAGATTGCCCAGAATGACAATTTCAACGACAAGACCAACATCAAGGTCGTTGGTGTTGGTGGAGCCGGTGGCAATGCTGTCAATCGCATGATTGCCGAAGGTCTGCAGAATGTCGAGTTTGTGGCCATCAATACCGATGCCAAGGATCTCCTGCGCTCAGAAGCCGATGTGAAGATCTCACTTTCTGATGCCAACAGCCGCGGCCTGGGAGCCGGAGCTGATCCGGAGAAGGGCGCCAAGGCTGCCCAGGACCATCAGTCCGACATTGAAGAGGTCCTCAAGGGCGCCGACATGGTCTTCGTCACTGCAGGGGAGGGCGGCGGCACAGGCACCGGTGCCAGCCCCCTGGTTGCGCGTGCAGCCCGTCAGCAAGGCGCGCTCACCATCGCCGTGGTCACCCGTCCCTTCACCTTTGAGGGGCCCAGGCGCTCTGCTTCCGCCGAATCGGGCATCGAGAACCTGCGCAAGGAGGTCGATGCCCTCATCGTTATCCCTAATGACCGGCTTCTGGACCTCTCGGATCGCACGGTCTCGGTCATGGATGCCTTCAAGACAGCCGACACGGCCCTGTTGGCCGGCGTTCAGGGCATCACCGACCTGATCACCATGAACTCCTACATTCACGTGGACTTCTCCGATGTCACCGCCATCTTGAAGGACGCCGGCACAGCCCTCTTCGGCATCGGCGCAGCCAGGGGCGAGGATCGAGCCACCCAGGCCGCCGAGATCGCCATCTCCTCTCCGCTCTTGGAGGAGAGCATCGAAGGTGCTCATGGGGCCCTGATCAACGTGGCCGGCCCCACCGACCTGAGCATGCAGGAGGCATCTGCAGCCGCCCAGCTGGTCCAGGATGCCATCCATCCCGAGGCGCAGATCATCTGGGGCCTGGCCCTGGACGACGCTTACGGGGACGAGGTGCGGGTCACGGTCATCGCAGCCGGATTCGATCCCACCCCAAAGAAAGATGAGACTCCGGCCCCTGCAGTGGACACGACCACCGCACCTGCGGCGGCCACTCCGGTCCAGGAGCCCCAGCAGCCACTGACGACCCCGTCTGTCCAGACGGAGTCCGATGAGACCTCCGAACACGATGTGGTGCCCCCTGCCTCCGGCGATGACGGCACCTCCGACCCGGGATATCTGGATATCCCTGACTTTCTGCGGTAA